A stretch of the Mycobacterium sp. ITM-2016-00317 genome encodes the following:
- a CDS encoding S4 domain-containing protein yields MESTRVDRWLWAVRLTKTRPDAASACRGGQVKVNGRQAKPSTPVSPGDEVRARVGEHTRIVEVARIIQKRVGAADAVTCYLDRTPPPPAVPLIPVAVRDRGAGRPTKRDRRLLDKWRSGQG; encoded by the coding sequence ATGGAGTCCACGCGCGTGGATCGCTGGTTGTGGGCGGTCCGGCTCACCAAGACCCGCCCCGACGCCGCGTCGGCGTGCCGCGGTGGGCAGGTCAAGGTCAACGGCAGGCAGGCCAAGCCGTCCACCCCCGTCTCCCCCGGCGACGAGGTGCGCGCCAGGGTCGGCGAGCACACGCGCATCGTCGAGGTCGCCCGGATCATCCAGAAACGCGTCGGCGCCGCCGACGCGGTGACCTGTTACCTGGACCGGACTCCGCCGCCGCCCGCGGTTCCGCTCATTCCCGTCGCGGTCCGTGACCGCGGGGCCGGTCGGCCGACCAAGCGGGACCGCCGACTACTCGACAAGTGGCGCTCCGGCCAGGGCTGA
- a CDS encoding EamA family transporter: MNSDPARTGVLMAIAAQISIQLGLVVAIGLIDHIGSDGTAWLRLSLAGILLLVVVRPRPSAFTWRTFGMCIVLGCVTAAITLFFMASLDRLALGTATALEFLGPLALAIMHGRGRHRFLWPALAALGVVLLSEPFSGGIDPRGALLAIAAGVCWALYILLTQRVGDEVAGVNGLAVSMPIAGVVASFFVDSSAFSKLTPEVLLIGLGMALLLPVLPYVLELLALRRLTTAAFGILMSLEPAFALLVGYLLLDQNPGPVGVLGIIAVVAAGTGAARAGGREMAVPVEVG, encoded by the coding sequence GTGAATTCCGATCCCGCCCGCACCGGTGTGCTGATGGCCATCGCGGCCCAGATCTCGATCCAACTGGGTCTGGTCGTCGCGATCGGACTGATCGATCATATCGGCTCCGACGGCACCGCATGGCTGCGGCTCTCGCTGGCCGGCATCCTGCTCCTGGTGGTGGTGCGGCCCCGTCCGTCCGCGTTCACCTGGCGCACATTCGGGATGTGCATCGTGCTCGGCTGTGTCACCGCGGCGATCACGCTGTTCTTCATGGCTTCGCTGGACCGACTGGCGCTGGGCACCGCCACCGCGCTGGAGTTCCTGGGGCCGCTGGCGCTGGCGATCATGCACGGCCGCGGCAGGCACCGGTTTCTGTGGCCGGCGCTGGCCGCGCTCGGTGTGGTGCTGCTCAGTGAACCCTTCAGCGGCGGCATCGATCCCAGGGGTGCGCTGCTGGCGATCGCGGCCGGCGTCTGCTGGGCGCTCTACATCCTGCTCACGCAGCGGGTCGGCGACGAGGTCGCTGGAGTCAACGGACTGGCTGTGTCGATGCCGATCGCCGGCGTGGTGGCCAGTTTCTTCGTCGACAGCTCCGCGTTCTCGAAGCTGACCCCGGAGGTGCTGCTCATCGGTCTCGGGATGGCGCTGCTGCTGCCGGTGCTGCCCTACGTGCTGGAGCTGCTGGCACTGCGCAGACTGACCACCGCCGCGTTCGGCATCTTGATGAGCCTCGAACCCGCCTTCGCGCTGCTGGTCGGATACCTGCTTCTGGACCAGAATCCCGGCCCGGTGGGCGTGCTCGGCATCATCGCGGTGGTCGCCGCGGGCACCGGCGCCGCACGTGCCGGCGGCCGGGAGATGGCCGTCCCGGTCGAGGTCGGCTGA
- a CDS encoding DJ-1/PfpI family protein, translating to MHAQIVLFDGFDPLDVIAPYEVLVAGSDYVGGELDVELVTAEGPRTVVSGSRGLTLRATAGLDPAKPGYVIVPGASGPLAGDPDEIDTIPVLLARFGETAAVPLIRAALANPEVTVATVCGGSLALAMAGLLEGLANTHHLGVEMLEAAGAVPVAARVVDDGDLVTAGGVTSGLDLALHLLERTYGPHIALAVEQMFAFERRGTVWTAGGREPQAW from the coding sequence ATGCACGCACAAATCGTTCTGTTCGACGGGTTCGACCCGCTCGACGTCATCGCCCCGTACGAGGTCCTGGTCGCGGGCAGCGACTATGTCGGGGGTGAACTCGACGTCGAACTGGTCACCGCGGAGGGGCCCCGCACGGTCGTCAGCGGCTCCCGCGGTCTGACACTGCGGGCCACCGCCGGTCTGGACCCGGCCAAGCCCGGCTACGTGATCGTCCCCGGGGCCAGCGGCCCGTTGGCGGGAGACCCGGACGAGATCGACACGATCCCCGTCCTGCTGGCACGGTTCGGCGAGACCGCGGCCGTGCCGCTGATACGGGCGGCGCTGGCCAACCCCGAGGTGACGGTCGCGACGGTGTGCGGCGGGTCGCTGGCGCTGGCGATGGCGGGTCTGCTCGAGGGCCTGGCAAACACCCACCACCTCGGTGTCGAGATGCTGGAAGCCGCCGGCGCGGTCCCGGTGGCGGCCCGGGTCGTCGACGACGGCGACCTCGTCACTGCCGGGGGTGTGACCTCCGGACTGGATCTCGCGCTGCACCTTCTGGAGCGCACATACGGCCCGCACATCGCGCTGGCCGTGGAGCAGATGTTTGCCTTCGAGCGCCGCGGCACGGTCTGGACCGCCGGCGGCCGCGAGCCGCAAGCGTGGTGA
- a CDS encoding helix-turn-helix domain-containing protein, which translates to MHKVAILAVPDVIAFDLSVPVEVFGRVSQVNGANAYRVLVCGSEPLVTAGPLRIGTDHGLEGLADADTVVVPGRNDAAAEVPLPVLDALRAVYARGTRIASICTGAFILAAAGLLDGKRATTHWMAADLFRESFPNVDLDPDVLYADEGQILTSAGASAGLDLCLHMVQQDRGAAAAATAARIAVAPLHRSGGQAQFIVRNSLPANGIGHKTEFDAVLAWIEGNAHRDLTLTDIADHAAMSVRTLNRRFQAEVGQTPMQWLTGVRIRHAQELLERSPRGVERIGRDVGFASPANFREQFRRLSGVAPQTYRNTFREKQAV; encoded by the coding sequence ATGCACAAGGTGGCGATCCTGGCGGTGCCCGACGTGATCGCGTTCGACCTCAGTGTCCCGGTCGAGGTGTTCGGCCGGGTCTCGCAGGTCAACGGCGCCAACGCTTATCGCGTGCTGGTGTGCGGTAGTGAGCCGCTGGTCACCGCCGGTCCGCTGCGCATCGGCACCGATCACGGCCTGGAGGGTCTGGCCGATGCCGACACCGTGGTCGTGCCCGGCCGCAACGACGCCGCGGCAGAAGTCCCACTACCGGTGCTCGACGCGCTCCGGGCTGTGTACGCCCGAGGAACCCGGATCGCGTCGATCTGCACCGGGGCCTTCATCCTGGCCGCGGCCGGCCTGCTCGACGGTAAACGGGCCACCACCCATTGGATGGCCGCCGACCTGTTCCGGGAGAGCTTCCCGAACGTCGACCTCGACCCCGACGTGCTCTACGCCGACGAAGGCCAGATCCTGACCTCGGCGGGGGCTTCGGCCGGGCTCGACCTGTGCCTGCACATGGTCCAACAGGACCGCGGCGCCGCCGCGGCGGCCACGGCGGCCCGCATCGCGGTGGCGCCACTGCACCGCAGCGGCGGCCAGGCGCAGTTCATCGTCCGCAATAGCCTGCCCGCCAACGGGATCGGGCACAAAACCGAATTCGATGCGGTGCTGGCCTGGATCGAGGGAAACGCCCACCGCGACCTGACCCTGACCGACATCGCCGACCACGCCGCGATGAGCGTGCGCACGCTGAACCGCCGCTTCCAGGCCGAGGTCGGCCAGACCCCGATGCAGTGGCTCACCGGGGTGCGCATCCGCCATGCCCAGGAACTCCTCGAACGCTCCCCGCGCGGAGTCGAACGCATCGGCCGCGACGTCGGCTTCGCCTCCCCCGCCAACTTCCGGGAGCAGTTCCGCCGCCTCAGCGGTGTCGCGCCGCAGACCTATCGCAACACCTTCCGCGAAAAGCAGGCAGTATGA